The nucleotide window TGAGCGGAATTGGCGGCTGTGTTATCGATGCGATCATTGAGGCGTCCGCACGCGATCTTTGCCAGCCAAGCGTTGTAGTCGCGGGGACCGTAGATGCCGTACCCGTGGAGCTGATTGTTGAAGTCCTCATCTGGGTCGGCGAGCGCCGGGGCCGCCAAGATCATCATTGCCGACGTGGCTATTGCTGGCGCAAGGAACTTGACAAATTTCATTGTGGTTCTTGCCGACTCGTCGTGCGCTGACCGGCCAGGAATCCGACTCGGACGCGTGGACTTTGAATGGCACCTCGTGACCACGCGCGTCGTTTCGAAAACTTGGTCACGGCGATGTCCCTTCGGGAGGCGTTTGGAGATCTAGGGGCCATTTCGATGCGATGGTCGATTCGGTTTTCCCGATATCGCGCTGTTGGCAGCAAGATTAGCGAGGTAACGAGCAGAAGGGGACGGACATTATCACCGGATTGTTCTTCGGCAGCCCGACAAAGTGCCTATATTTTCCCACATCCGCCATTAGTCGCGACCATCGGCTGCCTACCGATCCCGGATCTAACTCGGACCGTCGGCATCGAGTGAAATATATTGCGTGGCAGTGGCATCAGGCGGTGATGAGCGCAGGTCGCCCCTCGGACGTGTCCCACCAGGCATCCAACAGCAACATGGTTACACCCGCGAGCGCCGGGCTGCACTCGGTGGCCACGCGGAAGATGCCCGCCGGTCGCACCTGACGGCCGTCGTGACATGCCTTTTCGCGAAGGTAACTGCGCAGACTTCGGGCCGAAACCTCGTCATTCCTCACCCATTACGAGGTCGACGAGGCCTTCGACATCCAAGTCTTGAATAGCAACCTGCCTATCGTCGGGACCCGTCTGGGGAACTTGTCCAACCATTCCCAAGAGGAGGTCGAGGACCCCCTCCGCCCTGAGTCGGCTGACGGGGATGGAGGCGATGAGTTGTTGGATCTCCGCGTCCTCTGGGTCACCGGTTGGGGTGG belongs to Mycobacterium basiliense and includes:
- a CDS encoding DUF732 domain-containing protein codes for the protein MKFVKFLAPAIATSAMMILAAPALADPDEDFNNQLHGYGIYGPRDYNAWLAKIACGRLNDRIDNTAANSAHFALLNLPNGTTTRQSWEFVATAITTYCPEQAHILTASAGRGA